The genome window CCCTGGACGGACTCGCTCCTGGCCGAAGCCGAGACGCGGCTGGCGCGCTGGCGCGAAGCCGTTTCGCTGGCGACGGGGCCGTCCGCCGAGGACACGATCGTCCGGCTGCGCGACCACCTCTCCGACGACCTCGACACGCCGAAGGCCCTCTCCGCGATCGACGCGTGGGCGACTGAAGCCCTCCGCCGCGACGGCACCGACCCCACGGCCCCGGACCTGATCCGTACCGCCGTCGACGGCCTCCTCGGCATCGCCCTCTGAGACCCGCTCAGGGCGGAACTTTCGTTACGAAAGTTCCGCCCTGAGCGTATAACGACCTATACGGCGGCGGTGGGGTGGCCGTCGATCAGGGCCAGGTGGTCGCCGGACCAGTCGCGGCGCAGCCAGCGGTCGTGAGAGGCGATGACGACCGCGCCCGGCGCCGTCTCCAGCGCCGCGAACAGTTCTTCCGCCAGTGTCAGCGAAATGTGGTTCGTCGGCTCGTCGAGCAGGAGCACGTCCGGCGGTTCGGCGAGCAGGATCGCCAGCGCCAGCCGGCGCCGCTGGCCGACCGACAGCGCCCCGACCGGCTGCCGGAGGTCCCGGGACGCCAGCAGGCCGAGCCGGCTCAGCGGGGGAGCGTCCTCGCCGAGGGTGTCCCGGTACACCCGGGCCGCGGTCCGCTCCGGCGAAGCGAAAGCGACGTCCTGCTCCAGCATCCCGACCCGCACGCCGTGTCCGAAGTGGACCGTCCCGGCGGCGGGGGCCAGCCGGCCGGCCAGTACCGAGAGCAGGGTCGACTTCCCGGCGCCGTTCCCGCCAGTGATGAGCAGCCGAGCCGAACCTTCGACGTCCAGCCGCGGCAGCCGGAGCCGGCCCGGGACTTCCAGCGCGCGAACCGAAATCGCCGGTCCTTCGCCGGCGGCCCGTCCGGTGAGCTCGGCCCGGAACCGCAGCGGCGCCGGGGGTTTGCGCACCTGGTCGCGTTCGAGGTTCTCCAGCCGCTGCTCGGCGTCGCGCACCCGCCGCGAGATCGTCTTCTGGACGCGCGCGCCCTTGAAGTGGTGGATGAACTTGTCGTTGTCCCGCGGGCCGCGGCCGTAGGCGACGTTGCGCGCGGTGACCGCGACGGTCTCCCGCAGCTCCTTCAGTTCCTCCTGTTCTTCGGCGAAGCGCTGCTCCCACCGCGCCCGCTCCGCCTTCTTGTGACCGAGGTAGTCGGAGTAGCTGCCGCCGTAGCGGACCGCGCCGCCGGCTTGGCGGTCCGCCGCGGCCGGGTCGAGGTCGACGATGTCGGTGCAGACGGCGTCGAGGAACACCCGGTCGTGCGACGACAGCACGACGATCCCGGTCAGCTCGGCGAGGTGGTGTTCGAGGAACGCCATCGCGGCGTCGTCGAGGTGGTTGGTCGGCTCGTCCAGCAGGAGCGTCTCCGGCTGCCGGATGAGCAGCGCGGCCAGCCCGAGGCGCGAGCGCTGCCCGCCGGACAGCGTGCCGAGCCGCCGGTCCGGCTCGACGCCGCCGAGGCCCAGCCCGTCGCAGACGAGCTTCGCGCGCCGGTCGGCGTCCCAGAGGTCGTGGGCCTGGGCCCACTCCAGGACCCGCCCGTACTCCTCGAGCACGGCCGCGTCGTCGGGCCGGTCGGTCATCGCCGCCGTCAGCTCGTCGAGGCGGGCCGCGGCGGCCCGGATCTCGGCGAGGGCGTGGTCGAGCACGTCCGCGAAGGTCGCGTCCATGGCGAACGGCAGTTCCTGCAGCAGGAACCCGACGTCCGGGCCGCGGAGCACCTCGCCGGAGCGCGGTTCTTCGAGCCCGGCGAGCAGGCGCAGCAGGGTGGACTTGCCGGTGCCGTTCTCGCCGACCAGGCCGAGCCGCTGCCCGGCCGACGCGGTCAGCGAGACGCCGTCGAGCACCACGCGGGTGCCGTAGCCGAAGACGACGTCCTTGGCCTGCAAGGGAAAGAGGGTTGACATCACGCATCACCGGGCCCGGATGAGAAAAGCGGAAATCCCGCCGGGCGTCGTGGCACGCGGGAGCGTCAGGCTCGACCGGGTGCCGCCTCGGAAGCGGGATGGGCGCGGTTCAGTTCTTCATAGTGGAGCCAGGTTAACGCAACGACAGTAGAGTTAGTCAACGGGTTATGGCCTGCGTCACATCCGGGAGGTCGACGGTCGACCGTTCGGCGGCCGCGGTGCCGTCGGTGAGGAACTCCAGCAACGCGGTCAGCTGGCGGCGATCGAAGCGCGCGAGCCGCTCGCCGACGAACCGGGCCATCGGCGCGTAGAGCTCGGCCAGCTCGGCCATCCGGTCGGGCAGCGGCCGGACGACGAGCCGGCGCCGGTCGGCGGGGTCGGGCGCGCGCTCGGCCAGCCGGTGCAGCGCCATCCGGTCGAGCAGGCGGGTGAACGCGCCCGTCGACATCCCGAGCAGCCCGGCGAGCTCGGTCGGGGAGTCGCTGACGCCGCCGTGGAGCAGGTGCAGGCAGTGCAGCTCGGTGGGGGTGACGCCCATCCGCTCGGCGACCGCGGCGTGGAAGAGCGCGGTCGAGCCGACGAAGCGGGGGAGGGCGAGAGCGGCGGCGGTGGCGAGTTCGCGCTGGTCGGGCAACGTCCATCCAAGGTTCTGTCACGGCGCAGTCACTGCCCGGTGCAGCTGCTGCGCGGCGAACGATAGCGCAGCCGGTTGACAAACCCGCAGGCGGGACCAAGTATGAAAGAAGTCTTTCGAAACAGTTCTTTCAGAATAGGAGTGCCCGATGGCCGAGCTGCCGCCGCGCAAGCGGATCGAGGACGTCGAGCTGTTGCGCGCGCTGGCGCACCCGCTGCGGTCGGCGCTGCTGAACCACCTGACCGCCGTCGGCCCGCGCACCGCGAGCGAGTGCGCGGAGGCGGTCGGCTCGACGGCGTCCAACTGCAGCTGGCACCTCCGGCAGCTCGCGCAGTACGGCCTCGTCGAGCGGGCCGACGCCGAAGACGGCCGGGAACGCCCGTGGCGAGCCCGTCAGGTCGGGCTCGAAATGGGGGAGCTGGCCGACGACCCGGCGCACCGCGCGGCCCAGCTCGGCGTGATCGGCGCGACGCTGAGCCACGAGCAGGAGCTGACCCAGCGGTACCTGGACTCCCTCGACGACCTCGACCCGGCCTGGCGCGCCGCGACCGGGATGTCGGCCTACGCGCTGCGCGTCACGCCCGCCGAGCTGACCCGGCTGACCGAGGCGATCGACGTGCTCGTCCGGCCCTACGTCGGCGCGATCCGGACCGACGCGCCGGACGGCGCGGGGTCGGTGCACCTCGGCTTGCGCGCGTTCCCGCGCATCGAGCACTCGGGGAAGGCGGAGGCGTGAGGCAGCTGCTGGGGGTGCCCGCGTTCGCGCGGCTGTGGGTGGCGGCGTTCTTCGGCGAGACCGCTGAATGGATGCTGCAGGTGGCGTTGCCGGTCTACGTCTTCGAGCGCACCGGCTCCGCCGCGACGACGGCGCTGAGCATCGTGCTCGGCCTGCTGCCCGCGGTGCTGCTGAGCCCGGTCGCCGGCGTCGTCGCCGACCGGTGGAACCGCCGCGCGGTGCTGTTCGGCGTCTGCTGCGGGCTCGCCGTCGTGGCGCTCCCGCTGCTGGCCGAGCCCGGCGTCGGCGTGGTCTACGCGGTGATGGCCGCCCAGGCGGCGCTGGCGTCGGTGTTCGAGCCGGCGCGCAACGCCCTCGTCCCGGAGCTGGTCGGCGTCGCCGACGTGACCGGCGCCAACGGGCTGATGAGCGTGAACGGCAGCGTCGCCCGGCTCGCCGGCGGCTGGGCGGGCGGCGCTCTGCTGGGCTTCGGCGGGCTCGCCGACGTCGTCACCGGCTACCTCGCCGTGCTCGTGGTGGCGGCGGCGCTGCTGGCCAAGCCGTTCCGGCGGGTCGCGGCGCCCGCGCCCGCCGCCGCGCGCGAACCCGTCGTGCGGGCCTGGCTCGACGGACTGCGCGAACTGACGCGCAACCGGCGGCTGTGGCGGACCGGGCTAGCGCTGGTGTGCACGTCGGTGGCGCAGGGCATGTTCCTGGTGCTGTTCGTGGTGTACGTCCTGGACGTGCTCGGCGGCAGCGAGGCCGACGCCGGCCTGCTGCGGGGCGTGCAGGCGATCGGCGGGCTGGCCGCCGGGTTCGCGCTGGCCACCGTGGCGCGGCGGGTGGCGCCCACGGCGTTGCTCGGGTGGGGCTCGCTGCTGCTGGGCGTGCTGTCCGCGGTGATCTGGAACCTCTCGCTGGTCACGACCGCGCTGGGCCTTTACGTCGGGCTGTTCGTCCTCGTCGGCGCGCCGGGTGTGGCCGTCGGCGCCGGGGTGCTTTCGGAGATCCAGAGCGCGGTCGCGCCGGACCGGGCCGGCCGGGTGCTGAGCACGATGTTCGCCGCGGTGGCCACCTTCACCACGGTGGGCGCGCTGCTGGCGGGCACCCTCGTCGCGGTGACCGGGCCCGCGGTGCTGCTGAACGTCCAGGCCGGCGTCTACGTGCTCGCCGGTGTGCTCATGCTGGCCCGGATTCGCAGGTTTCGCGAAGTCCCCAGGAGCGCGGTGGCTACGGTGGAGGGGTGCCACACCTCTTCGCCACCAGCGACCTCCACGTGACCCACGAGGGCAACGGCCCGATCCTCGACTCCGTCGTCCCCGAGACGGCGGACGACTGGCTGCTCGTCGCGGGTGACGTCGCCGAGCGCGCGGAAGCCACCATCGGGACGCTGAAGACGCTGCGCGAGCGGTTCGCGAAGGTCGTCTGGGTGCCGGGCAACCACGAGCTGTGGACGACGAACAACGACCCGTGCCAGCTGCGCGGCCAGGCCCGCTACGAGTACCTCGTCGAGCAGTGCCGCGAGATCGGCGTCCTGACGCCCGAGGACGAGTACCCCGTCTGGGAGCACGGGGCGAAACCGCTGACCATCGCGCCGCTGTTCCTGCTCTACGACTACAGCTGGCGGACCCCCGAAGCGGAGGGCAAGTCCCTGGAGGAGGCCCTGCGCCAGGCGCGGGAGGCCGGCGTCGTCTGCACCGATGAGTACTTCCTGCACCCGGACCCGTACCCGAGCCGGCAGGCGTGGTGCGCGGACCGGCTGAAGATCAGCACCGAACGCCTCGACGCGATCCCCGAGGACCACGGCACGATCCTGATGTCGCACTGGCCGCTGCACCGCCACCCGACGGCGCCGCTGTACTGGCCGGAGTTCGCGCTGTGGTGCGGGTCCACGAAGACCGAGGACTGGCACGTCCGGTACCGCGCGGAGATCGCGGTGTACGGCCACCTGCACATCCCGCGCACGACGGAGGCCGACGGCGTCCGCTTCGAAGAGGTGTCGCTGGGTTATCCGCGGGAGTGGCGCAAGCGCACGCGGGGCGCGGTGCCGATGCGCCGCATCCTCTGGCCCTCCTGACCCCCGGCCCCGGCGGAGCTTTCACGTGAAAGCTCCGCCGGGGCTTCAGGGTTCGGTACGACGCCGTTCTCGGAGCGCGCGGACCCGGCCCCGGCTCGCGCACGCCGGGGACGGGCACCAGCGCCGCCGGCCGCCCGGATCGGCGAAGACTCCCCGGCAGTCCTGCTCCGGGCAGGCGCGCAGGTCGTGGCGCAGGGGACCGGTGAGCCAGTCCGCCGCCTGGTGGGCCAGCCGGGCGAAGGCGGCGGCCGCGGTCGGCGAGGCACTGCGGTGCAGCCGGTCGAGCGCGGCCAGGTGCACCGGCTCCGCCTTCAAGAACCGCGTCAGCGCCCGTACCTGGTCCGCGCTGGGTGGAACGCCGTCGACCGCGCCCAAGGCGAGTGGCCGCAGCACTTCACGCAACTCGTGGGCGGTGGTCAAGTCGAACTCGGTCACCGCCGCCAGTGGCGTCAGCTCCGACGCGGCCAGCCAGTCGCGCAGCCGCTCCGCGGTCGGGAGGCGCTCGACCGGCTGCGGCCCGAAGTGGCGGCCGCGGGTGGCGAGCAGGTTCAGCCACGGTGCGCCCATGTCGAGGCGGAAGTCTTCCGGCACCTCGCCATCGTAACGGGTGAACCGTTACACTCGGGCAGGTGACTGGGGAACCCAAGGTGCGCACGCTGCTCGGCGACATCGATCCGGCTCAGCTCGGCGTGACCGACTCGCACGACCACGTTTTCTTCGCCTCGAAACTGCTCCCGGGCGAGGAACTCGACAGCACGGAAGCGGCCATGGAGCAGCTGATCGGGTTCCGGGCCGCCGGCGGGGCGAGCGTGGTGCAGTGGACGCCGTTCGGCCTCGGCCGCCGGACCCGGGAGCTCGCGCAGTTCTCGCGGGAGACCGGGGTGCACGTGGTCGCGGCGACCGGCCTGCACCGGGCGGCGCACTACTCGCCGGCGTTCGTCCACCGCGTGCTCGACGACCTGGTCCGGCTCTTCGTCGCCGACCTCGTCGAGGGCACCGGGGCCGCCGACCTGCCGGAAGACCTGCGGATGCGGCAGCACCGCGCGGGGCTGATCAAGGTCGCGGGCGCGTTCCACACGATCGACGAGCACGCCCGGACGACGCTGACCGCGGCCGCGGTGGCGCACGAAGAAACCGGGGCGCCGATCGCCGTCCACCTCGAACACGGCACCGCCGGGCTCGAGATCGCCGAGCTGCTCTGCGGCACCCACGGCGTGCCCGCCGACCGGGTGATCCTCGGGCACCTGAACCGCCACCCGGACCCGCGGATCCAGCGCGAAATCGCCGAAACCGGCGTCTTCCTGGCGTTCGACGGGCCGTCACTGGCGAACCGCGCGACCGACTGGCGGCTCGCGGACGGCCTCGAGGCCCTGGTGGACGCCGGCCACGGCGGTCAGCTGCTGCTGGGCGGCGACACGACGACCGCCACCGCCCGGCGCGAACCGGGCGGCCTCCCGTACCTGCTCACGACGCTGGCCCCGCGCCTGGCGAAGGCTCTCGGCGGCGACGTCGTCACGGCCATGCTGGTGGCGAACCCGGCCCGGGCGTTCGCCACCAGCTGGCGGAAGTAGCCCTCAGCGGAGGCCGAAGCCTTCCTGTCCGCCGCCTCGGCCGCGGCGGCGCAGGTAGCGCTCGAACTCCGCGGCGATC of Amycolatopsis solani contains these proteins:
- a CDS encoding MarR family winged helix-turn-helix transcriptional regulator, with protein sequence MPDQRELATAAALALPRFVGSTALFHAAVAERMGVTPTELHCLHLLHGGVSDSPTELAGLLGMSTGAFTRLLDRMALHRLAERAPDPADRRRLVVRPLPDRMAELAELYAPMARFVGERLARFDRRQLTALLEFLTDGTAAAERSTVDLPDVTQAITR
- a CDS encoding ArsR/SmtB family transcription factor; this encodes MAELPPRKRIEDVELLRALAHPLRSALLNHLTAVGPRTASECAEAVGSTASNCSWHLRQLAQYGLVERADAEDGRERPWRARQVGLEMGELADDPAHRAAQLGVIGATLSHEQELTQRYLDSLDDLDPAWRAATGMSAYALRVTPAELTRLTEAIDVLVRPYVGAIRTDAPDGAGSVHLGLRAFPRIEHSGKAEA
- a CDS encoding phosphotriesterase family protein translates to MTGEPKVRTLLGDIDPAQLGVTDSHDHVFFASKLLPGEELDSTEAAMEQLIGFRAAGGASVVQWTPFGLGRRTRELAQFSRETGVHVVAATGLHRAAHYSPAFVHRVLDDLVRLFVADLVEGTGAADLPEDLRMRQHRAGLIKVAGAFHTIDEHARTTLTAAAVAHEETGAPIAVHLEHGTAGLEIAELLCGTHGVPADRVILGHLNRHPDPRIQREIAETGVFLAFDGPSLANRATDWRLADGLEALVDAGHGGQLLLGGDTTTATARREPGGLPYLLTTLAPRLAKALGGDVVTAMLVANPARAFATSWRK
- a CDS encoding metallophosphoesterase family protein, with translation MPHLFATSDLHVTHEGNGPILDSVVPETADDWLLVAGDVAERAEATIGTLKTLRERFAKVVWVPGNHELWTTNNDPCQLRGQARYEYLVEQCREIGVLTPEDEYPVWEHGAKPLTIAPLFLLYDYSWRTPEAEGKSLEEALRQAREAGVVCTDEYFLHPDPYPSRQAWCADRLKISTERLDAIPEDHGTILMSHWPLHRHPTAPLYWPEFALWCGSTKTEDWHVRYRAEIAVYGHLHIPRTTEADGVRFEEVSLGYPREWRKRTRGAVPMRRILWPS
- a CDS encoding ABC-F family ATP-binding cassette domain-containing protein, with product MSTLFPLQAKDVVFGYGTRVVLDGVSLTASAGQRLGLVGENGTGKSTLLRLLAGLEEPRSGEVLRGPDVGFLLQELPFAMDATFADVLDHALAEIRAAAARLDELTAAMTDRPDDAAVLEEYGRVLEWAQAHDLWDADRRAKLVCDGLGLGGVEPDRRLGTLSGGQRSRLGLAALLIRQPETLLLDEPTNHLDDAAMAFLEHHLAELTGIVVLSSHDRVFLDAVCTDIVDLDPAAADRQAGGAVRYGGSYSDYLGHKKAERARWEQRFAEEQEELKELRETVAVTARNVAYGRGPRDNDKFIHHFKGARVQKTISRRVRDAEQRLENLERDQVRKPPAPLRFRAELTGRAAGEGPAISVRALEVPGRLRLPRLDVEGSARLLITGGNGAGKSTLLSVLAGRLAPAAGTVHFGHGVRVGMLEQDVAFASPERTAARVYRDTLGEDAPPLSRLGLLASRDLRQPVGALSVGQRRRLALAILLAEPPDVLLLDEPTNHISLTLAEELFAALETAPGAVVIASHDRWLRRDWSGDHLALIDGHPTAAV
- a CDS encoding MFS transporter is translated as MRQLLGVPAFARLWVAAFFGETAEWMLQVALPVYVFERTGSAATTALSIVLGLLPAVLLSPVAGVVADRWNRRAVLFGVCCGLAVVALPLLAEPGVGVVYAVMAAQAALASVFEPARNALVPELVGVADVTGANGLMSVNGSVARLAGGWAGGALLGFGGLADVVTGYLAVLVVAAALLAKPFRRVAAPAPAAAREPVVRAWLDGLRELTRNRRLWRTGLALVCTSVAQGMFLVLFVVYVLDVLGGSEADAGLLRGVQAIGGLAAGFALATVARRVAPTALLGWGSLLLGVLSAVIWNLSLVTTALGLYVGLFVLVGAPGVAVGAGVLSEIQSAVAPDRAGRVLSTMFAAVATFTTVGALLAGTLVAVTGPAVLLNVQAGVYVLAGVLMLARIRRFREVPRSAVATVEGCHTSSPPATST
- a CDS encoding CGNR zinc finger domain-containing protein yields the protein MPEDFRLDMGAPWLNLLATRGRHFGPQPVERLPTAERLRDWLAASELTPLAAVTEFDLTTAHELREVLRPLALGAVDGVPPSADQVRALTRFLKAEPVHLAALDRLHRSASPTAAAAFARLAHQAADWLTGPLRHDLRACPEQDCRGVFADPGGRRRWCPSPACASRGRVRALRERRRTEP